The Oncorhynchus keta strain PuntledgeMale-10-30-2019 chromosome 17, Oket_V2, whole genome shotgun sequence genome has a window encoding:
- the slc5a12 gene encoding sodium-coupled monocarboxylate transporter 2 isoform X1, which translates to MGPFSYAVQSDGHVGGGQAVGMISLSLCLSVCVSLCLSVCVSLSLSVCVSLSLSLCLSLFLSVSLCVCVSLSVSLSLCVCVSLSLSLSLSLSLSLSLSLSLSLSVSVSLSLSLSLSLSLSLSLSLSLSLSLSLSLSLSLSVSLSLSLSLSLSLSLSLSLCLSLSLSLSLCLSVSLCVCVSLSLSLCVCVSLSLSLCVSPSLCVSPSLCLSLSLSLSLSLSLSLCLCLSLSLSLSLSLCLSLSLSLSLSLSVSLSLSLSLSLSLSLSLSLCLSLCLSLSLFLSHSLCLSVSLSLSLSRSLSLFLSFSLFLSLSLSLSLSLSLSLSLSLSLSLCLSLSLSLCLSLSVSVCVCLSLSLSFSLCLSLSRSLCLALCVSLSVSLRVSLSLCLSLSLSLSLSLSLSLCLSLPLSVSVSLCLSLSLSLSPCLSVSLSLSLSLSLSLSLSLSLSLCVSFCVSLSLSLSLSLCHCVSLSVSLSVSLSLCLSLSVSVSLSVSLSLSVSLCLSLSLSVCVKGGLKAVVWTDAFQMVVMVVGFMTVLVQGTRKTGGAASVWEVAKNGNRLDIFDFDPDPLRRHTFWTISVGGTFTWLGIYGVNQSTIQRCISCKTETHAKLALYFNLLGLLVILVCAVFSGLIMYAFYANCDPWTAQSVTAPDQLMPYFVMEILGDYPGLPGLFVACAFSGTLSTVAASINALATVTYEDFVKQCCTNLSNKASGWISKGLCIVFGVACTTMAVAASYMGGVVQAALSIHGMCGGPMLGLFSLGIIFPWTNSMGAAGGLIVGIALSFWAGVGAFIYPALDINTRPLSLSIEGCLQVNSSDPTTVVPPSHLVPTTLPSRYSLCHLDPPTLPSRYSLCHLVPTTLPSRYSLCHLDPPTLPSRYSLCHLVPPTLPSRYSLCHLDPPTLPSRYSTV; encoded by the exons ATGGGACCATTCAGTTATGCTGTACAGAGTGATGGTCATGTGGGAGGAGGCCAGGCTGTGGGgatgatctccctctctctctgtctctctgtgtgtgtgtctctctgtctctctgtgtgtgtgtctctctctctctctgtgtgtgtgtctctctctctgtctctctgtctctctctcttcctctctgtctctctgtgtgtgtgtgtctctctctctgtctctctgtctctgtgtgtgtgtgtctctctctctctctctctctctctctctctctctctctctctctctctctctctctctctctctctctctgtctctgtctctctctctctctctctctctctctctctctctctctctctctctctctctctctctctctctctctctctctctctctctctctctctctctctctctgtctctctctctctctctctctctctctctctctctctctctctctctctctctctctgtctctctctctctctctctctgtctctctgtctctctgtctctctctgtgtgtgtgtctctctctctctgtctctctgtgtgtgtgtctctctctccctgtctctctgtgtctctccctctctgtgtgtctctccctctctgtgtctctctctctctctctctctctctctctctctgtctctctctctctgtctctgtctctctctctctctctctctctctctctctctgtgtctctctctgtctctctctctctctctctctctctctgtctctctgtctctctctctctctctctctctctctctctctctctctctctctctgtgtctttctctttgtctttctctctctctctttctctctcactctctgtgtctatctgtgtctctctctctttctctctctcgctctctgtctctctttctttctttctctctctttctctctctctctctctctctctctctctctctctctctctctctctctctttctctctctctctctctctgtctctctctctctctctctctgtgtctctctctctctgtctctgtgtgtgtgtgtctctctctctctctctctttctctctctgtctctctctgtctcgctctctctgtctcgctttgtgtgtgtctctctctgtctctctccgtgtctctctgtctctctgtctctctctctctctttctctctctctctctctctctctctctctctgtctctctctccctctttctgtctctgtctctctctgtctctctctctctctctctctctctccgtgtctctctgtctctctctctctctctctctctctctctctctctctctctctctctctctctctctctctctgtgtctctttctgtgtgtctctctctctctctctctctctctctctctgtcactgtgtctctctctctgtctctctctctgtctctctctctctctgtctctctctctctgtctctgtgtctctctctgtgtctctctctctctctgtgtctctgtgtctctctctctctctctctgtatgtgtgaaGGGTGGGCTGAAGGCAGTGGTGTGGACAGATGCGTTCcagatggtggtgatggtagtgggcTTCATGACCGTGCTCGTCCAGGGGACCAGGAAAACAGGGGGCGCAGCCTCCGTGTGGGAGGTAGCTAAAAATGGAAACAGACTCGACATCTTTGA CTTTGACCCTGACCCTCTGAGACGTCATACGTTCTGGACCATCTCTGTTGGGGGAACCTTCACCTGGCTGGGCATCTACGGGGTCAACCAGTCAACTATACAGAGATGCATCTCCTGCAAAACCGAGACACACGCCAAACT AGCTCTGTACTTCAACCTGCTGGGCCTGCTGGTCATCCTGGTGTGCGCGGTGTTCTCCGGTCTCATTATGTATGCTTTCTACGCCAACTGTGATCCATGGACCGCCCAGTCAGTCACAGCCCCAGACCag CTCATGCCATATTTTGTCATGGAGATTCTGGGGGATTATCCTGGTCTTCCAGGGCTGTTTGTTGCCTGTGCGTTCAGTGGAACACTCAG TACTGTGGCAGCCAGCATCAATGCCCTAGCCACGGTGACCTATGAAGACTTCGTTAAGCAGTGTTGCACTAACCTCTCCAACAAAGCCAGCGGCTGGATCAGCAAAGGACTGT GTATCGTGTTCGGCGTCGCCTGCACCACTATGGCGGTTGCTGCATCCTACATGGGAGGGGTTGTCCAG GCAGCTCTGAGTATCCATGGTATGTGTGGTGGTCCCATGCTGGGTCTCTTCTCTCTGGGAATCATCTTCCCCTGGACCAACTCTATG GGAGCAGCCGGTGGTCTGATAGTGGGCATCGCCCTGTCGTTCTGGGCAGGTGTTGGAGCCTTCATCTACCCTGCTCTAGACATCAACACTAgacctctgtctctcagtatagaGGGATGTCTTCAAGTGAACTCATCTGACCCCACCACCGTTGTTCCACCTTctcacctggtccctaccactctaccatcaaggtatagtctctgtcacctggaccctcccactctaccatcaaggtatagtctctgtcacctggtccctaccactctaccatcaag gtatagtctctgtcacctggaccctcccactctaccatcaaggtatagtctctgtcacctggtccctcccactctaccatcaaggtatagtctctgtcacctggaccctcccactctaccatcaaggtatagtactgtatag